In Tripterygium wilfordii isolate XIE 37 chromosome 23, ASM1340144v1, whole genome shotgun sequence, one genomic interval encodes:
- the LOC119993243 gene encoding uncharacterized protein LOC119993243 has translation MHGEKPEKRTNVHYVVAKANMVEHDHKDCNRKQIGKVSSQGSNAGGAGGNKKFNRTCLVCNKLEYRAIDCCHLQKKNAHANVVENVDEEAIELTSVVSKVNMVYNPKEWWVDIGVTCRVFSDMKSYSEFEATDDENSCS, from the coding sequence ATGCATGGGGAAAAGCCCGAGAAGAGGACAAATGTCCATTATGTGGTGGCTAAGGCCAATATGGTGGAACACGATCATAAGGATTGTAACAGGAAGCAAATTGGAAAAGTTTCTTCCCAGGGTTCTAATGCTGGTGGTGCTGGTGGCAACAAGAAGTTCAATAGGACTTGCCTTGTATGCAATAAGCTAGAATACCGAGCCATAGATTGTTGTCATCTCCAAAAGAAGAATGCACATGCCAACGTTGTTGAGAACGTTGATGAGGAAGCTATAGAGCTTACCTCTGTTGTGTCAAAAGTAAACATGGTGTACAACCCAAAAGAGTGGTGGGTTGATATAGGCGTCACTTGTCGTGTTTTTTCTGACATGAAGAGCTACTCTGAATTTGAAGCAACTGATGATGAAAACAGTTGTTCATGA